TGTGGATCTGGTTACGGGCTCAAGTATTGACGTGACCGGATTGGGTTATTTGGGCGGCTGGCAAGAAGGGAATGAATCGCGTACGGGACTTACGTACGGGAACCAGTCGACCGGCGTGGAGTCGGCTGGTGGTAGTCACGGCGGATACGGCAGGACGGAGCAGCACCTGACTGAAGTCGCTCCTGTAGCGACTTATGGGGATTACAAACTGCCGTCGACCTTTGGCACTGGAGGTTCGGGCGGCCCAGCGAACCCCAGTGGCACTCCGCCTCTCGGTGGCAACGGTGGAGGTGCTTTGCATTTGAAGGCCAACTCCATTCGCGTAAATGGCCTGCTCCTCGCCAATGCGAGTCCGGGGACCGGTGCACTCGCCTCGGGGGGCGCGGGAGGAAGCATTCTCCTGGAGACCGGGGCACTCACCGGGACAGGCCGGATTGAGGCGCGCGCGGCGAGCAATTATGGAGGAGGAGGCCGCGTGGCCATCTATTACGACATGTCGACATCGACATTCTCCTTGAACAACGTTCACGCGCCAGGCTCGAATAACGGGGGGGCAGGGACAATCTATCTCAAGGCCCTTCAGGCGGCACATGGCGATATCGTCTTCGACAATGGAGGCACGTCATTCGACCCGCTGCGTTCGAAGCCGACAGAACTGTTCGCAACGCCTGCAGGAGAACAGACGTTCCGAAACTTCACCGTCAAGGGCAGGGCTGTGGTCTTTACGCCTGATGCGTTGGAAGTCACCGGAACGCTGACGGTTGAATCAACCTCTCGACTTCAGTCCCAGAACATCATCAGGCCATGATTCAATCTTTCACCAAGCGGGGCGCTTCGGCGCCCAATCGGTCCCGGTGTTCCCGGTGGATATCTGTGCTTTTTCTGACACTCGTGCCCGTTCACGGGTGCCGAGACGCAGATGTGGTCGCCCAGGTTGGAAGGACTGAACTTCGGCGCGCGGATGTTCAAGAGTTCGCGTCGAGGAGGGCCGGTGAAATTACCGCCGATGCGCAGCTCGACGAGCTGATTGACCAGGCTCGCCTCTCGGAGCGAGCTGTCGCCCTGGGACTGGATGCGCGCGAAGAGACGCGCGCTCGGCTCGCCGCGGCTCGTCGTGAAGTCCTGATGCAAGCGCTCCTTCAAGAGGAACTCAAGAGCGTTACAAGCGAAGCGGACTTGCTCGAGCGTTATGAGTCCTCAAAGTCATCGCTTGCGCGCAGGCAGATTCATGTGCGGCAGGTCGTCATCCGGTTGCCACCTGGGGACGGGCAGCCCGAACGTCGCCAGGCGGGTGACCGTGCGAACATGATCTATGCCCGCCTCATGGGAGGAGAACCTTTCGAAGTGGTTGCTCGTGAGGCAAGCCAGGATGACGTCTCCGCGGCGCAAGGCGGAGACCTGGGCATCGTGAGGGAAGGCCAGGTTCACCCCGCCTTCTTCGAGGCGGCAGCGGCCTTGAAAAAGGGCGAGCTGAGCAAGCCATTCGAAACGCCTTACGGCATTCATGTGGTCCAGGCGCTGGAGCACATGCAAAGCGTGTTGCCGACCTTCAACGAAGTCAGGGGCCGTCTGGCGGCAGAGGCTCGGCGTGAGGCGGAAAGCCGTTTGATGAAGGAGCTGGAAGCCAGCATTCCCGTCAAGCGCTTCCCCGACGCATTGTCGGCACCTGCGACGAACGCTCCGAAGACGGGAGATGTGACGCGATGATTTCCTCGCGATACCTCGTTGGGACTCCGGCTTCGCCCTATGGGCATCGAGCAACAGTGTTGCGAAGCCTGTTCCTGGGTCTGTGTCTGTCTTGGGGCTCCGGATGTAGTGAGAAACCAGCCCCCGTCGAGGAAACGCTGACAGAAGCGCCGACTCAGGCTCCTGCCGTTCAGCCGGACCACCAGTTCGTTCCGGCCAAGC
This genomic window from Myxococcus hansupus contains:
- a CDS encoding peptidylprolyl isomerase, translating into MVAQVGRTELRRADVQEFASRRAGEITADAQLDELIDQARLSERAVALGLDAREETRARLAAARREVLMQALLQEELKSVTSEADLLERYESSKSSLARRQIHVRQVVIRLPPGDGQPERRQAGDRANMIYARLMGGEPFEVVAREASQDDVSAAQGGDLGIVREGQVHPAFFEAAAALKKGELSKPFETPYGIHVVQALEHMQSVLPTFNEVRGRLAAEARREAESRLMKELEASIPVKRFPDALSAPATNAPKTGDVTR